A DNA window from Bradyrhizobium sp. CCBAU 53421 contains the following coding sequences:
- a CDS encoding ABC transporter permease, giving the protein MRILSLAGRRLAASIPTLFLILIGVFLLLQLAPGDTVDALMAQMGGGDAATAQELRKFYGLDLSVPAQLGNYLWHLVRLDLGFSSIYGKPVATVILERLPPTILLMTASLSFAFFFGLVFGVIASRGVNRWPDTMISTLGLIFYATPSFWFGLMAIVVFSVYLQWLPPGGFEDIGTVQTGIWRVLDIAAHLVLPTLTLGLIFLAIYLRIMRASMLEVLNLDFVRTARAKGLDETHVITRHVLRNALLPMVTLIGLQAGTMLGGSVVVESVFSLPGLGRLAYESVVQRDLNTLLGIVFVSALLVISVNFVVDLLYARLDPRIAAEG; this is encoded by the coding sequence ATGCGTATCCTGAGCCTTGCGGGGCGGCGGCTCGCCGCCTCGATTCCGACCTTGTTCCTGATCCTGATCGGCGTGTTCCTGCTGTTGCAGCTCGCGCCGGGCGACACCGTCGATGCGCTGATGGCGCAGATGGGCGGCGGCGATGCCGCGACCGCGCAAGAGCTGCGCAAGTTCTACGGGCTCGACCTCTCGGTTCCGGCTCAGCTCGGCAACTATCTGTGGCACCTGGTGCGGCTCGATCTCGGCTTCTCCTCGATCTACGGCAAGCCGGTGGCGACCGTGATCCTGGAGCGGCTGCCGCCGACCATCCTGCTGATGACCGCGTCGCTGTCATTCGCTTTCTTCTTTGGCCTCGTGTTCGGTGTGATCGCCTCGCGCGGCGTCAACCGCTGGCCGGACACGATGATCTCGACGCTTGGCCTGATCTTCTACGCCACCCCCTCGTTCTGGTTCGGGCTGATGGCGATCGTGGTGTTCTCGGTCTATCTGCAATGGCTGCCGCCCGGCGGCTTCGAGGACATCGGCACCGTGCAGACCGGGATCTGGCGCGTGCTCGATATCGCCGCGCACCTGGTGCTGCCGACGCTGACGCTCGGGCTGATCTTCCTTGCGATCTATCTGCGCATCATGCGGGCCTCGATGCTGGAGGTGCTGAACCTGGACTTCGTCCGCACCGCCCGCGCCAAGGGGCTGGACGAGACCCACGTCATCACCCGCCATGTGCTGCGCAACGCGCTGCTGCCGATGGTGACGCTGATCGGCTTGCAGGCCGGCACCATGCTCGGCGGCTCGGTCGTGGTGGAAAGCGTGTTCTCGCTGCCCGGCCTCGGCCGCCTCGCCTATGAATCGGTGGTGCAGCGCGACCTCAACACCCTGCTCGGCATCGTCTTCGTCTCCGCGCTGCTGGTCATATCAGTGAATTTCGTCGTCGACCTGCTCTACGCGCGGCTCGATCCGCGCATCGCGGCGGAGGGCTGA
- a CDS encoding ABC transporter permease — MDAVKRYFRSPAAVIGLILLLLIVAMAVSAGFLYPRDPLALAGRPLVWPFSNPRFLLGTDNSGRDIAAQIFYGARISLLIGGVATVIAIMIGILVGAFAGYYGGWVDNVLMRITEAFQTLPNFVLLLVLVAVFGSTLTTVTIAVGVVSWPAPARLTRAEFLSLRNREFVQAGKTLGMKDVQLILGEILPNALPPVIVYASVVMAVAILLESALAFLRLSDPNVASWGNLIGLGRDVLRVQWYVSAIPGIAILVTVLAVSLVGQGLNDALNPRLKSR, encoded by the coding sequence ATGGACGCGGTGAAACGCTACTTCCGCAGCCCGGCCGCGGTGATCGGCCTGATCCTGCTGCTGCTCATCGTCGCGATGGCTGTCAGCGCGGGCTTCCTCTATCCGCGCGATCCGCTCGCGTTGGCCGGCCGGCCGCTGGTCTGGCCATTCTCCAATCCGCGTTTCCTGCTCGGCACCGACAATTCCGGGCGCGACATCGCCGCGCAGATCTTCTACGGCGCGCGAATCTCGCTGCTGATCGGCGGTGTCGCCACCGTGATCGCGATCATGATCGGCATCCTGGTCGGCGCCTTCGCGGGCTATTACGGCGGCTGGGTCGACAATGTCCTGATGCGGATCACCGAGGCGTTCCAGACGCTGCCGAACTTCGTGCTGCTGCTGGTGCTGGTCGCGGTGTTCGGCTCGACCCTGACCACGGTGACCATCGCGGTCGGCGTGGTGTCATGGCCGGCGCCGGCGCGGCTGACCCGCGCCGAGTTCCTGTCACTGCGCAACCGCGAATTCGTCCAGGCCGGCAAGACGCTCGGCATGAAGGACGTTCAGCTCATCCTCGGCGAAATCCTGCCCAATGCGCTGCCGCCCGTGATCGTCTATGCCAGCGTGGTGATGGCGGTCGCGATCCTCCTGGAAAGCGCGCTCGCGTTCCTGAGGCTGTCCGATCCGAACGTCGCCTCCTGGGGCAATCTGATCGGGCTCGGCCGCGACGTGCTCCGGGTGCAATGGTACGTCTCGGCGATCCCCGGCATTGCGATCCTCGTCACCGTGCTCGCGGTGTCGCTGGTCGGCCAGGGCCTGAACGATGCACTCAATCCGAGGCTGAAGAGCCGATGA
- a CDS encoding ABC transporter ATP-binding protein: MSDAVLSLDRLTVRLPKGADRLHALSDVSLSVASNEILCVVGESGSGKSMMANAIMRLLPNEVTIERGRMMFDGRDLCAADPAEMREVRGAGIAMIFQEPMTALNPLRTIGDQIGEMFAIHTALSKAEINARVLALLEDVRIPDPKAAAKAYPHELSGGQRQRAMIAMALALDPKLLIADEPTTALDVTTQAQILKLIRDLQQRKKTAVLFITHDFGVVAEIADRVVVMQHGAIVEQGKADNVLNDPQHAYTKQLISAVPPLTAPPPRILSGKDILTIDGVSKTYRTGGFLGRGARVTEAVKNVSLRLPRGATLGIVGESGSGKSTLARCIVRLIDPDSGSIVLDGKDWAKLGRDEIRRETRHIQMVFQDPFASLNPRRKAAELVAQGPIVHGTDRAIAIAEARKLFELVGLDPSAGDRYPHEFSGGQRQRIGLARALALKPDVLVADEPVSALDVSVQAQVLKLLAGLRQQLGLSIIFITHDLRVAAQICDLVAVMKDGAVVEQGLTAEVFGKPQHPYTQALLSAIPGGAFAREHDTATV, encoded by the coding sequence ATGAGCGACGCAGTTCTTTCGCTCGACAGGCTGACGGTGCGCCTGCCCAAAGGCGCCGACCGGCTGCATGCGCTGTCCGATGTCTCGCTGTCGGTTGCGTCGAACGAGATCCTCTGCGTGGTCGGCGAGTCCGGCTCCGGCAAGTCGATGATGGCGAACGCGATCATGCGGCTGCTGCCGAACGAAGTCACGATCGAACGGGGCCGGATGATGTTCGACGGCCGCGACCTCTGCGCCGCCGATCCGGCCGAAATGCGCGAGGTGCGCGGCGCCGGGATCGCGATGATCTTCCAGGAGCCGATGACCGCGCTCAATCCACTGCGCACCATCGGCGACCAGATCGGCGAGATGTTTGCGATCCACACCGCGCTCTCGAAGGCCGAAATCAACGCCCGGGTGCTGGCGCTGCTCGAGGACGTCCGCATCCCCGACCCCAAGGCGGCCGCGAAGGCCTATCCGCACGAGCTGTCCGGCGGCCAGCGCCAGCGCGCCATGATCGCGATGGCGCTCGCGCTCGACCCGAAGCTCCTGATCGCGGACGAACCGACGACCGCGCTCGACGTCACGACCCAGGCGCAGATCCTGAAGCTGATCCGCGATCTGCAGCAGCGCAAGAAGACCGCGGTGCTGTTCATCACCCATGATTTCGGTGTCGTGGCGGAGATTGCCGACCGCGTCGTGGTGATGCAACACGGCGCAATCGTCGAGCAGGGCAAGGCCGACAACGTACTGAACGATCCGCAGCATGCCTACACCAAGCAGCTGATATCAGCCGTTCCGCCGCTGACGGCGCCGCCGCCGCGCATCCTCTCCGGCAAGGACATCCTGACCATCGACGGGGTTTCAAAAACCTATCGCACCGGCGGCTTCCTCGGCCGCGGCGCGCGGGTCACCGAGGCGGTCAAGAACGTCTCGCTGCGCCTGCCGCGCGGTGCGACGCTCGGCATCGTCGGCGAGTCCGGTTCGGGCAAATCGACGCTGGCGCGCTGCATCGTGCGGCTGATCGATCCCGACAGCGGATCGATCGTGCTCGACGGCAAGGACTGGGCGAAGCTCGGCCGCGACGAGATCAGGCGCGAGACACGCCACATCCAGATGGTATTCCAGGATCCGTTCGCCTCGCTCAACCCGCGCCGCAAGGCGGCGGAGCTCGTGGCGCAGGGACCGATCGTGCACGGCACCGACCGCGCCATCGCGATCGCGGAGGCGCGAAAACTGTTCGAGCTGGTCGGCCTCGATCCGTCCGCCGGCGATCGCTATCCGCACGAATTCTCCGGCGGCCAGCGCCAGCGCATCGGGCTCGCACGTGCACTGGCGTTGAAGCCCGACGTGCTGGTCGCCGACGAGCCGGTCTCGGCGCTCGACGTCTCGGTGCAGGCGCAAGTCCTGAAGCTGCTTGCCGGGCTGCGTCAACAGCTCGGCCTCTCCATCATCTTCATCACCCATGATCTGCGGGTCGCCGCGCAGATCTGCGATCTCGTCGCCGTGATGAAGGATGGCGCCGTGGTCGAGCAAGGCCTGACCGCCGAGGTGTTCGGCAAGCCCCAGCATCCCTATACGCAAGCGCTACTGTCGGCGATTCCCGGCGGCGCGTTCGCGCGCGAGCACGATACCGCGACCGTGTAG
- a CDS encoding fructose-1,6-bisphosphatase, which yields MSAPSPPAQRAPRRRRCAAVGGMLMKLTISVIKADIGSVGGHTKPSARMMAAVEGEVAKAIDNGLLIDGFVRHTGDDIAIIMTHTRGEGSSEVHQFAWKTFLAATAVAKTSGLYGAGQDLLVDAPSGNVRGAGPAVAELSFDHSLSGARPAESFMVFAADKCGPGAYNLPLYLAFADPMYCAGLMLPPMIKGFRFHIIDMDNTAGDSVIELDAPADGYHIAALLRDNERFGIDRIVSKTYGEVAVAVSAQRLHSIAGKYTGKDDPVAVVRNQGIFAAPEEIISPFAKAHFVGGDARGSHVMPLMPVPLNTPVTGMYCLPIVSCVGFSIDRDGKFSESYTDFFDNLAWDEVRQRAQRKAIEMRSQGWSGAAMLPYSELEYGGFRDTVSGLLKRFRLREEPKPQAAE from the coding sequence ATGAGCGCGCCGTCGCCCCCGGCGCAGCGAGCGCCGAGGCGAAGGCGCTGCGCTGCGGTCGGAGGGATGCTCATGAAACTCACCATTTCGGTCATCAAGGCTGACATTGGCTCCGTTGGGGGCCACACGAAACCATCTGCGCGCATGATGGCGGCAGTCGAAGGGGAGGTCGCGAAAGCGATCGACAACGGTCTCCTGATCGACGGTTTCGTGCGCCATACCGGCGACGACATCGCGATCATCATGACGCACACGCGGGGCGAAGGGAGCTCCGAAGTCCACCAATTCGCCTGGAAGACGTTTCTCGCGGCCACTGCGGTTGCGAAGACCTCCGGGCTCTACGGCGCCGGCCAGGATCTTCTCGTCGACGCCCCTTCGGGAAACGTTCGCGGCGCGGGCCCCGCCGTCGCCGAACTCAGCTTCGACCACAGCCTCTCGGGCGCGAGACCCGCGGAGTCCTTCATGGTGTTCGCCGCAGACAAATGCGGCCCCGGCGCCTACAACCTGCCGCTCTATCTGGCTTTTGCCGATCCCATGTATTGCGCGGGGCTGATGCTGCCCCCGATGATCAAGGGCTTCCGTTTCCATATCATCGATATGGACAACACCGCCGGCGACAGCGTGATCGAACTCGATGCGCCCGCGGACGGCTACCACATTGCGGCGCTGCTTCGCGACAACGAGCGCTTCGGCATTGACCGCATCGTCTCGAAAACCTATGGCGAGGTCGCCGTCGCCGTTTCGGCGCAGCGCCTTCACTCCATCGCAGGCAAGTACACCGGCAAGGATGATCCGGTCGCGGTCGTCAGGAACCAGGGCATTTTCGCGGCGCCCGAAGAAATCATCTCGCCCTTCGCCAAGGCGCACTTCGTGGGCGGCGATGCGCGCGGCTCGCATGTGATGCCGCTGATGCCGGTGCCGCTCAACACCCCGGTGACGGGGATGTACTGCCTGCCGATCGTTTCCTGCGTCGGCTTCTCGATCGACCGGGACGGGAAGTTCTCGGAGTCCTATACCGATTTCTTTGACAACCTTGCGTGGGACGAGGTCCGCCAGCGGGCGCAGCGCAAGGCGATCGAGATGCGCAGCCAGGGCTGGTCCGGTGCCGCGATGCTACCCTATTCCGAGCTGGAATATGGCGGCTTCCGCGACACGGTATCCGGATTGCTGAAGCGCTTTCGGCTGCGCGAGGAGCCAAAGCCACAAGCGGCGGAGTAG